Genomic DNA from Streptomyces sp. AM 2-1-1:
TGCGAGCCCGGATGTCCCGGTTCGGTTTCGGATTCCGGTGCGTGGGCGTTCTGGGGGAAAAGGCGCACAGCGTTGTCACAGCCATGCCATACGATGCGCTCACCTGTTCGCGACACTTCTTCGCGACTCTTCCGCCTGAGGATCCCTTTCATGCCTTTCGGTTCCAAGACCCCTTATCTGCGCGGTATATCCGTTGCCGTCGTTCTCCTTTCCGTGGGTGCGTCCGGTTGTTCGGTCGCAGAAAGCGCCAAGGACGGCATTAAGAAGGCCGCCCGGACCGAGTCGGTCTTCTCGCTCGACGTCGGCGAGTGCTACAACCCGAACTCGAAGCCGGTCGCCGAGGGCGAGACGGGCGAGGAGTTCTCGATCGAGGTCGTGCCGTGCACCGAGGCCCACGACGGCCAGGTCTACGGCGAGTTCAAGATCGACGACGGTGCCTACCCCGGTGACGACGCGATCGTCACCGCCGCCGACACCCGCTGTGTGGCGGAGGAGCAGAAGTTCGCGCCCGACACCTGGGCGATCCCCGCCGGCGTCTCGGGCTCGTACTACCAGCCCACCAAGGAGTCCTGGGCCACCGGTGACCGGCTGGTGACCTGCACCTACACCAAGGACTCCGGCAAGATCACCGGCACGCTGAAGAGCAAGACCATGAACGCCGACCAGCTCGCCTACCTCAAGGGCTCCAGCGCCCTCTACGAGGCGCTCTGGTCCACCCAGCCCGAGGCCGACGCGGTCGAGGACGACCTCGCCGGCTACAAGGCGCAGGCCGCCGCCGTCAACGCGGCGCTGGACGCCCACCTCTCGGCGCTCCAGGGCATCGAGCAGCCGGCGACCGCCAAGCTGCGCGAGCAGCTCGACACGGCGAACAAGGCGTGGAAGAAGGCCGCCGACGCCGCCGACGTCGACGCCTTCTACCTCGCCTACGACACCGCCTTCACGGGCATCGACCCGAGCGACTCCGTCGCCGCCCGCAAGGAGCTGGGGCTGTCCACCACCGTCCCGGCCGACGAAGCAGAGGTCTGGGCCGGCTGACGAGCCGTCTCCGGCAGCCGCCGGAGCCCGCACCGACAGGCAGCGGACGGGGCGTCCGGCGGGTTCTCACCCGCCGGACGCCCCGTCGGCCGTCCTCCCCGCCGGGCGGAGCCGGGGCCCCACCGCACCGCGCCGTCCGTGGCCCTACGCTCTCCTCCCATGCCGCACACCTCAGCGCTCCTCGTCATCGACATGCAGAACCAACCGGTGGCCCTCGCCCACCGTGCCGCCGAGACCGTCGCCGTGATCGCCGGACTGCGCCGACGGGCGCTGGCGGCACAGGCGTTGATCGTCACCGTGCAGGACGGCGGTGACGGCTTCGACGTCGGCTCCCACGGCTGGCAGGTGGTGCCCGAACTCGCCCCCGGCCCGGCGGAGACGGTCCTGCGCAAGACCTCCCCGGACAGCTTCCTCGGCACCGGCCTCGACGAGCTGCTGACCGCGCACGGGATCACCGAGGTGGTCGTGACCGGGTTCGCCACCGAGATCTGCGTGGACACCACCGCGCGCGCCGCGCTGAGCCACGGATACGACCTGGTGCTGGTGGCGGACGGGCACACCACCTCCGTACGGGGCGCGGACGACACGGAGTACGCCGATCCGGACCGGGCGATCACCCACCACAACGAGATCTTCCGCCACCTCGGCTACCCGGGGCGCTCCCTCCGCGTACAGGACGCCGCGGAAGTCGACTTCGGGCAGCCCGGACCCACCGAGCCCGGTCCCCGACCCCTGCACGCGGAAGCCGGGTCCGCGGCCGCCACCCGGGAGTCGTACGACCTGCTGGCCACCGCGTACGCGGCACGGTTCGGCGCCGAGCTGGACGCCAAGCCACTGGAACGGGCGCTGCTCGCCGGGTTCGCGGAGCTGGTACGGGAGACCGGCGGCGGCCGACCGCTCGCCGACGTGGGGTGCGGCACCGGCCGGGTCACCGGCCACCTGCACGGACTCGGCGCCGACGTGTTCGGGATCGACCTGTCACCCGGAATGCTCGCCGTGGCGCGCGCCGCACACCCCGGCATCCGGTTCGAGGAGGGCTCGATGCTCGCCCTCGACCTGCCGGACGCGTCGCTCGGTGGGCTGCTCGCCTGGTACTCGGTCATCCACCTCACCGACGCCCTGCTCCCGGCCGCCTTCGCCGAGTTCCACCGGGTGCTGGCACCGGGGGCGCACGTACAACTCGGCTTCCAGGTCGGCGACGGGGCACGGCACTACGACGAGGCGTGGGGGCACCCGGTCGCCCTCGACTTCCACCGCCGACGGACGGAGACGATCGCCGCCCTGCTCACCGCGGCGGGCTTCGAGGTCCGGGTACGTACGGTGCGGGAAGCCGACACCGAGGGGGAGCACCCCGAGCCGACCCCGCAGGGATTCGTCCTGGCGCGGAAGCCCGGCGCCGGTGCTGAACGCCGTCAGTCCGCCGGTCGCGCCGGTGACACCGTACGGCTGCCCGCCGCGATCAGCTCCGCCACGGGCCGTCAGGGGACGGGGCCACGGTGATGACGCCTCCGATGATCTCGACACGGTGACCCGGGAGCCGCTCCATGAGCCTGTGCGCACTGTCGAGCAGCGACTCCGGCTCCTCGTCACCGGGGTACCCGACTGCTGCCGCAGACATGGTGTGCCTCCTGGGACGACTGGTGTCGAGAGCATCATCGTAGGACGAAGCGAGGCCCGGCGTCGCGGAGGACGGAGCTCACCCTCCCGAGTGACGCCGTGTACGGCGACGGCCCCGTACGCCCCGGGAAACCAGGGGTGTACGGGGCCGTCGCGCGGGCGCGAGCCGGTGCGGTCGCTGTTACAGCTTCTCGATCACGTAGTCGATGCAGGCGGTGAGGGCCTGGACGTCCGCCGGGTCGATCGCCGGGAACATCGCGACGCGCAGCTGGTTGCGGCCCAGCTTGCGGTACGGCTCGGTGTCGACGATGCCGTTGGCGCGGAGCACCTTGGCGATCGCGGCGGCGTCGATGTCGTCGGAGAAGTCGATCGTGCCGATGACCTGCGAGCGCTTCGCCGGGTCCGTGACGAACGGGGTGGCGTGCTTCGATTCCTCGGCCCAGCCGTAGAGGTTCTGGGAGGAGGTGAGGGTGCGGCCGGTCGCGAAGTCCAGGCCGCCCTGGCCGTTCAGCCACTTCAGCTGCTCATTGAGCAGGAAGAGGGTGGAGAGGGCCGGGGTGTTGTACGTCTGGTTCTTCGTCGAATTGTCGATCGCCGTGGGCAGCGAGAAGAACTCGGGGACGTGGCGGCCGGAGGCGTGGACGCGCGCCGCGCGCTCCAGGGCCGCCGGGGAGAACGCCGCGATCCACAGGCCGCCGTCGGAGGCGAAGGACTTCTGCGGGGCGAAGTAGTAGACGTCCGTCTCGGTGATGTCGACCGGCAGGCCGCCGGCGCCCGAGGTGGCGTCGACCAGGACGAGCGCGCCCTCGTCGGCACCCGCGACACGCTTGATCGGCGCCGCGACACCCGTGGAGGTCTCGTTGTGGGTGAAGGCGTAGACGTCCACGCCCTCCTCCGCCCGCGGCTCCGGGTGGGTGCCGGGCTCGGACGAGATCACCGACGGGTCCGCCAGCCAGGGCGCGAGCTTCGCGGCCTTGGCGAACTTCGAGGAGAACTCACCGAAGTTCAGGTGCTGGGACTTCGTCTCGATGAGACCGTGCGTCGCGACGTCCCAGAACGCGGTGGACCCGCCGTTGCCGAGAACGACCTCGTACCCCTCGGGGAGGGAGAAGAGGCTGCGCACACCGTCGCGCACCTCGCCGACCAGGTTCTTCACCGGGGCCTGGCGATGGGACGTACCGAGGAGGGAGGTGCCGGTGGCGGCCAGCGCGTCGAGCGCCTCCGTCCGCACCTTGGAGGGACCGGCGCCGAAGCGCCCGTCGGCGGGCTTGATGTCAGCGGGAATCTGGATGTCGGCCACGACTCGGAGCGTAGTCCCTCGGCGAGGGGAGATAAGACCCTGTCCGTCCGGTGAGACGGACGCTCCGACCCGTGGACAACAGGACGATCGGTGCGGTAGGCGGACGGGCTCAGCCCAGGGTGACCGGGAGTTCGAAGAGGTCGTTCTGGGTCACGATCGGCTTGTTCCGCAGCTCGGCGGCGGGGACCGCGAGCTCCAGCTCCGGGAAGCGGGCGTACAGCGCGGGGAGCGCGACGGCCGCCTCCAGTCGGGAGAGCGCGGCGCCCGGGCAGATGTGCGGGCCGTGGCCGAAGGAGAGGTGGCGGTTGGGGGAGCGGGTGAGGTCGAACTCCGCCGCCGTCGGGCCCCACTGCTTCTCGTCCAGGCTCAGCGCGTGGAAGGAGACCATCAGGCCCTCGCCCTTCGGCAGCACCCGGTCGCCGATGGTGATGTCCTCGGTGGCGAAGCGGATCAGCACGTGCGAGGTCGGCGACGACCAGCGCAGCGTCTCCTCGATCGCCCCCTCCCAGGTCGCCCCGCCGGAGAGCACCAGTGCGCGCTGCTCGGGGTGGGTCTGGAGGGCGACGACGGTGTTCACGATGAGGCTGATGGTGGTCTCGTGACCGGCGGCGATGATCAGCTTCAGGGTGTTGAGAATCTCGTCGTCGGTGAGCCGGTCGCCGTCCTCGGAGGCGTTCAGCAGCGCCCCGGTCAGGTCGTCGGCCGGGGACTCCTTCTTCTCGTCCAGGATGCGCGAGAAGAGGGCGTGGATGTCCGCCATCATCCCCGGGACCTCGGCCGGCGGCGTCAGGTTGGAGAAGAACCTGTCGAAGAGCTCCTTCATCCGGGGCAGGTCCTCGGTGCCGATGCCCATCAGCTCGCTGATGACGTTCATCGGCAGCGGGTAGGCGAACTCCGCCTTCAGGTCGACCCTCTCCCCCGCCGGGCGCCCGGCGAGCCGGTCCAGCAGCTCGTCGGTGCGGGCCTGGACGGATTCGCGGAGCCGCTCCACCCGGCGCACGGTCAGCGCCTGTGCGACGAGCCCGCGCAGTCGGCGGTGTTCGGCGCCGTCCGAGGTCAGCATGGTCTTCCCGGGGTTGACCAGGCCGATCAGCGGCCAGTCCGGGGCGATCTCGCCGCGCTGCCAGGCGTTCCACACGTCGATGTCCTTCACCAGGCGCGGGTCGGTGAGGACCGCCTTCGCCTCGGCGTGGTGGGTGACGGCGTAGATGTGGACCCCGCCGGGCAGCTCCACGGGGACGAGCGGACCGGCCGCGTGCAGCCGGGCGCTCTCGCCCCTGAGGTCGCCGACGAACAGGTCGAGCACGATGCGCTCGTCGTCGCGCGCGCCGGTCGGTCCGGTGGTCGTCACGGTCACCGCGTGCCTCCAAGGGCGGGAGTGGGAGTGAAGCGGACGGGCAGCTCCGTCAGACCGCGCAGCCACGGCGACGGGCGCCGGGTGAGGTCCTCGGCGGGGACCGAGAGATCGACGTCGGGCAGCCGGTCGAGGATCGCCTCGATCCCCGTACGGGCGATGACCTCGGCGGTCTCCTGGGCGGGGAACGGGCAGCGGTGCTCCCCGTGGCCGAAGGAGAGGAAGGCGTTGTTGCCGCCGGTGAGGGCAGAGCCGTCGGTACGGACCTGGGGGTCGGCGTTGGCGGCGGCGACCCCGAGGACGAGCAGGTCGCCGGCGGCGATGTGCTGCCCGCCGAGGTGGGTGTCGCGGCTGGCCCAGCGGCCGGCGACGTTCTGGGTGGGGGTGTCCTCCCAGAGCACCTCGTTCATCGCCTCGGCGACGCTGTGCCGGCCGCCGGAGAGCGAGGCGGCGAACCGGTCGTCGGTGAGCATCAGCCGCAGCGAGTTGCCGATCCAGTCGGCGGTCGGCTGGTGCCCGGCGGCGAGCATCACCATGAGGTCACGGGCGGTCTCGTCGGCGGTGAACTCGCCGGTGTCGGCGAGCATCCGGGACGGCACGTCGTCGCCGGGGGCGGCGGACCGTTCGGCCACCAGCCGGAACACCGACCCGGCGATGTGCTGCTGGCCGGCGAGCGCGTCCGGCCCGCCGTTGATCATGTCGTTCATCGCCTTGACGAGGGCGGGTCCCGCCTCGTCGGGGAAGCCGTACAGCTTGGCGAGGACCCGGACGGGCAGCAGCATCGCGTAGTCGCCGATGAGGTCGCAGGTGCCGGCGGAGCAGAAGCCGTCGATCAGTTCGTCGGCGAACTCCTCGGTGTACCTGCGCAGTTCGAAGGGGTCGGCGCCCTCCAGCGCGGTACTGATCACCTGCGAGCGGCGGCTGTGGCGCTCACCCACGGTGTAGAGGACCGAGGGCTGGTCCTTGCTGATCATCGGGTGCAGCGGCCAGTCGTCGGCGATGTGCGGCCACTGGTTCCAGATCTGCGAGTCCCGGGTGAACAGCACCGGATCCGTGGTGACCTGGTGCACCTCGCGGTAGCCGAGCACCAGCCAGGCGGGTACGTCGCCCGGCAGCAGGATCGGCGCCACCGGCCCGTGGTCCCGGCGGACCTCCCGGTAGAGCTGGTGCGGTTCGGTGGCGAACCGGGGGCCGGACAGCGGTACGGGACCGAGGTCCGCTGCCGCACCCGTGCCGTGGTCGACGGGGCACGCGTTCACGAGGTGGTCTCCGGGGTTCTGCCGGCCGCCTCGGGAGCGCCCGCGAGCGCCGCCTGGGGAGTCCGGGCGCGGGCGGCGGACAGCGCGTGGAGGTGCTCGACCAGGGTGATGAGGACGTACTTGCTGGACGACCGGTCGCGGGCGTCGCACTCGACCAGTGGCACGTCCGGCGCGAGGTCGAGCGCCTCGCGGATCTGCTGCTCGGTGTGGAGCGGGCCGCCGAAGTCGTTGCACGCCACGATGAAGGGCGTGCCGTGGTGCTCCAAGCGGTCGATGGCGTACCAGGAGTCGGCGAGCCGGCGGGTGTCGACGAGGACGACGGCGCCCAGCGTGCCGGAGAACAGGCGGTCCCACAGGAACCAGAAGCGCTCCTGGCCGGGGGCGCCGAAGAGGTAGAGCACGGAGCGCTCGTCCAGCGTGATGCGGCCGAAGTCGAAGGCGACCGTGGTGGACGTCTTCGTGTGCACGCCGTCCAGGTCGTCGACGTCCTCGCCCGCGCGGGTCATCGTCTCCTCCGTGTTGAGCGGACGGATCTCGCTCACGGAACGGACCATGGTCGTCTTGCCCACGCCGAAGCCACCGACGACGACGATCTTCAGTCCGTTGTCGGCCGTCGCCCGCAGGGCGGCGCGGTCAGAGGTTGCGGAGTCCAACGAGCACCTGTTCCAGGATGTCGGGGTCGGGGAGCCGGTCCGCGACTCGGGCGGTACGGGGGTGGCGGGCGCTGATCCGGCCGGTGTCGAGCAGGTCGCCCAGCATGATCCGGACGATGCCGACGGGCAGGTTCAGCGTCGCGGCGATCTCGACGACCGCGGTGGGCCGCTCGCACATCCGCAGGATCGCGACGTGCTCCGACTGCATGCCGGGAGCCGGCTCGCACTCGGCGACGACGAGCGTCACCAGGTCGAAGGTGTCGGAGTCCGTCCGGCTGCGGCCACCGGTGAGGGTGTACAGCCGGTCCGGGGAGTCGTCACGACCGGGGCGGGGGCGCGGCACCGGGGTCACCGGGCGGGGGTTCCCGCGTCGGCGCCCGGCCCGTCGGGCGCGGCGGACTCCTCACGGGGCGGAGCGACGAGGTGCTCGCCGAGCTGCTCCACCAACTCGCTCATGTTGTGCCCGACGAGGCCGACGTCGGAGTCCTCGGCGGCGACGACCGCCAGGTGTGCGCCCGCGCCCGCCTCGACGATGAAGAGCACTCCGCCGTAGAACTCGGTCATCGCGGACCGTACGCCGCCGGTCCCGTCACCGAACTCGACGGACGCCCCGTGCGAGAGGCTCTGGATGCCCGCGGAGATCGCGGCGAGCTGGTCGGCCTGGTCCACGGAGAGCTCGGGGGTGCGGCAGAGCTTCAGGCCGTCCCGGGAGAGCACCAGCGCGTGGCGGGCGCCCGGGGTGCGTCCGAGCAGGCCCTCCAGCAGCCAGTTCAGCTTCTCGTCGGTGGTCGCGGTCATCGGGTGTTGCCTTCCGGGAGGGGGGCGTTGGCCCGTACTGCCTGGCTGAAGGTGCTGAAGCGTTCGGCCTGCCGCTTCGCGTCGCCGGCCCGGTCGCGGACCTTCTCCGCGTCGGCGGGGGCGGTCTGCGCCGCGCGGGACTCGGCGGCGGCGAAGGTGCGCCCGCGACGGCGCCGGGGCAGTCCGCTCTCGCCGAACTTCGGGAAGGAGCCCGTCGACTCGGCCTCCGACTCGGCGGCGGGGGCGACGGCAGCGGCAGGGGCGGGGGCTTCGGGCTTCGCGGCGGGGGACGGCGGGTCCTGGGGCGCGGGCGCCGGCTCCTCCGCCGAGTCGGCGGCGCTCCCGGCCCCCTCGGCGGCGGCCTCGCCGCCGGCGCGCCCCGCTTCGGCGGCGCCCTCGCGGGGGCCCGCGGCGGAGTGGGTGGGCTCCGGTTCCGGGGTGCGGGTCTTCGGCGCGGCGACGGGCAGCGGTGCGGACGGAGCGCCCACCTGCGTACGGGAGATGAGCTCCTGCGGCAGCATCAGCAGGGCCCCGGTACCGCCGCGCGCGGACGGCCGGAAGGAGACCCGCAGGCCGTGCTTGCGGGCGAGGCGGCCGACGACGGCGAGGCCCAGGCGCGTACCGGAGGGCACCGCGGAGCTCTGGTCGCCGGGGGAGACGGCCTGTTGGGCGCGGCGCAGCTGCACGTCGCTCATGACGAGCCCGCTGTCCTCCACGGTGATCACGACGCCGGCCGGTACCTCTTCGACGTACACGTGCACTTCGGCGGTGGGCGGCGAGAAGTTGGCAGCGTTGTCGAGGAGCTCGGCGAGCGCGTGCATGACGCCCTCGGCCGCGTGGCCGGCGATCGCCACGTCGCTCGTCGAGTGCAGCCGGACGCGGCGGTACCCGCTGATGCGGCCCATCGCGCCGCGCAGGACGGACTCCATCACGATCGGCCTGGCCCACCGCCGTCCGGAGCGCGCACCGGTCAGTACGGCGATGGAGTCGGCGAGCCGGCCCGCCTGGGCGGTGCGGTGGTCCAGGTGGAGGAGGTCGGCGAGGACGGCGTCGTCGGTGTGCCGGCCCTCCATCTCGCGCAGGTCGGCGAGCATGCTGGTGGCGAGCGCCTGCATCCGGCTCGCCGCGTTGGCGCCCGTCGCGAGCGCGGCCGACCGCTCCCGGCCGGCCCGCTCGACGCGGGCGGTGAGGGCGGCCGTCTCGCGGGCGAAGCTCTCCCGGTCGGCCTCGTTCTCGGCGGCGCGCCGCTCGGTCTCGGCGGCCAGCCGCTCCTTGGCCTCGGCCGCCTCGGCGGTGGCCCGGGCGAGCGCGGAGGCCGCCTCCGAGGCGGCGCGGGTGGCTTCGGCACGGGAGGTCGCCTTGATCCGGGCGGCCTCGGCCGTGAAGCGCTGGGCGTCGGCGGCGGCGGACGACACCAGGCGCGTCGTCTCGTCGGTGAACCTGCGGCTGTCGGCCGCCCGCGCCAGGCGCAGCGCCCGTACGGTGCCCAGGGTGTGGGCGGCGAAGGTCACGGCGACGGTCAGCGCGAGGGCCGCGGCGCCCGCCCCCCACGCCAGTGGGGTCCGCACCGAAGCGGGGGCGACGGCGACGGCCCATGCGCACAGCGAGCCGGAGACGACTGCCGACACCAGCGCGGTGAGCGCGGTCGACCGGGTTGAGGGGCGCAATCGAAGTCCTTGGGGCGGACGGCTCGGGCGTACGGCACGGGCGGGGGGAACAGCACGGGCGGCGCTCGCTCGTCGCGCGCGGTGCTGCGGGGTCGGGTGCTGCGGGTCGGGCGCCCCGGGTCGGAGCGCGCGGGTCGGGTGGGGCCGGAACGCGGCGGGCGGAGGTGGCCGGGCATCGGAACGGCCTTCGTCGCGGAGAGTGAGAGGGCCGTAACGACTGGAGCTGTTTGGTCCAGCGCAAGTCGTGTTCACTATAGGAGAATTGACGCTCCTTTTGGGAAGTGTCCGTGGCGTTCTCTGTTCGTTCCGGGTTGTGTATGTGGTTGTGCGGGTGGTGTTGTCCGAAGAGTGCACGCCCTCGCCCGGCATGCTGGTGCCATGGCCGAACCGCACGTCCTCACCCCCGCCCTGGCCCGGGACCTGCGCGCCGAGGTCCGGGGGGAGACCTCCTTCGACGCGACCGCCCGGGCGCTCACCACGATGGACGCCTCCAACTACCGGCGGGTCCCGCTCGGAGTCGTCGCCCCGCGCGACGCCGACGACGTCGCCGCGGCCCTCGCCGTCTGCCGCGCCCACCGGGTGCCCGTCGTCCCGCGCGGTGGCGGCACCTCCATCGCGGGCCAGGCCACCGGCACCGGGATCGTCCTCGACCTCACCCGGCACCTGAACGCGATCGTGGAGCTGGACCCCGGATCCCGGACGGCGGTCGTCCAGCCCGGCGTGGTCCTCGACGACCTGCGGGCCGCCGCCGCCCCGCACGCACTCACCTTCGGCCCCGACCCGTCCACCCACGGCCGCTGCACCCTCGGCGGCATGATCGGCAACAACTCCTGCGGCGCGCACTCCGTCGCCTGGGGCACCACCGCCGACAACGTCCGCTCCCTCACCGTCGCCCGCTACGGCGGCGGCACCCTGCGCCTCGGCCGGGGCTGGGGGAGCCCCGGCGGGGACCGCGCCCCCGCCGGGCTGCGGCAGCTCGTCGACGGCCGGCTCGCCCCGCTGCGCACCGGCTTCCCGGACCTGCCGCGCCGCATCTCCGGTTACGCGCTGGACGCACTGCTCCCGGAACACCCCGGCGGCCCCGACCTCGCCCGCGCCTTCTGCGGCAGCGAGGGCACCCTCGCCGTCGTCACCGAGGCCACCGTCCGGCTGGTCGGGTCGCCGCCCGCCCGCGCCCTCGCCGTCCTCGGCTACCCCGACGAGGCCGCCGCCGCGGAGGCCGCCGCGGGGCTCCTGCCGTACGGCCCGCTCACCGTCGAGGGGATGGCCGCCGACCTCGTCCGTGCCCCCGCCGGGAGCTCCCGGAGCGTCGGCGACCCCGCCGGGCTGCCGCGCGGCGGCGCGTGGCTCTTCGTCGAGACCGGCGGCGCCACCCCGGCCGAGGCCCGGGAGCGGGCGGTCCGGATCGTGCGCGCCGCCGACGCGTTCGACGCGGCCGTCGTCACCGACCCGGCCGGACAGCGGGCCCTGTGGCGCATCCGTGAGGACGCCGCCGGCACCGCCACCCGGATGCCGGACGGCGCCGAGGCGTGGCCCGGCTGGGAGGACTGCGCGGTACCGCCCGCGCGCCTCGGGCCGTACCTGCGCGAGTTCCGCACCCTGCTCGCCGCCCACGGGCTGCGCGGGACGCCGTACGGCCACTTCGGCGACGGCTGCATCCACGTCCGCATCGACTTCGACCTCCTCACCCCGGACGGCATCGCCCGCTTCCGCCGTTTCTCCGAGGACCAGGCACGCCTCGTCGCCGCCCACGGCGGCTCGCTCAGCGGCGAGCACGGCGACGGCCAGGCCCGTGCCGAACTGCTCCCCCTCATGTACGGCGACGAGCTGGTCTCCCTCTTCGGCGCGTACAAGGACCTCTGGGACCCGGACGGCGGGATGAACCCCGGGATGCTGGTCCGCCCCGACCGCCTCGACGCCAACCTCCGCTTCGACGTCCTGCCCCGCCGCCCGGTGGACGTCGCCTTCGGATACCCCGAGGACGGCGGCGACTTCACGGCGGCCGTGCGCCGCTGCGTGGGCGTCGCCAAGTGCCGTACGGCCGCGGCGCCCGGCGCGGGCGTCATGTGCCCCTCCTTCCGCGCCACCGGCGAGGAGGAGCACTCGACGCGCGGCCGGGCCCGGCTGCTGCACGAGATGCTGGCCGGCGAGATCGTCACGGACGGCTGGCGCTCCGAGGAGGTCCGCGACGCCCTCGACCTCTGCCTCTCCTGCAAGGGGTGCCGCAGCGACTGCCCGGTCGGCGTCGACATGGCCACCTACAAGGCGGAGTTCCTCCACCACCACTACCGGGGGCGGCTCCGCCCGGCCGCGCACTACGCGATGGGCTCGCTGCCCCGCTGGCTCCGGCTCGCCGCCCCCGTCGCCCCGCTCCTGAACGCCCTGGCACGCGTCCGCCCTCTCGCGGCCCTCGCCAAACGGCTGGCCGGCATCGCCCCGCAACGGCCGGTCCCCGTGCTCGCGCGGGAGACCTTCACCCGGTGGTGGACACGGCAGCGGGGACGGCCCGGGGCGGCGTCGCGGGCGGATGCCGGTGGGGCGGCCGGTGCGGGTGGAGGTGCAGGTGGGGCGTCCGGTGCGGGTGGAGTTGGCGGTGGGGCGTCCGGTGCGGGGACCGGCGGGGCGGTCGTGCTGTGGCCGGACACCTTCACCACCCACCTCGCGCCGGAGGTGGGCCGCGCGGCGGTGCGTGTCCTGGAGTCCGCCGGACGGACCGTCCACCACCCGGGCCCGGGTCTGTGCTGCGGGCTGACCTACGTCTCCACGGGCCGGCTCGACCGCGCCCGCACGGTCATGCGGCGCACCCTGGACCGGCTGGGCACCTCGCTCGGCCGGCCCCTCGTGGTCCTGGAACCGAGCTGCGCCGCCGCGCTCCGCACCGATCTGCCCGAACTCCTCCACGACGACCCGCGCGCGGCCGAACTCGCCGCCTCCGTGCGGACGTTGGCGGAGTACCTGGAGGAGTTCGCCCCCGACTGGGAGCCGCCCCGGCTGGACCGCGCGGTGGCCGGGCAGACCCACTGCCACCAGCACGCGGTGCTCGGCGACGCGGCTGACCGCCGGGTGCGCGCCCGCGCCGGACTGACCGGTGAGCTGACGGGCGGATGCTGCGGCCTGGCGGGCAACTTCGGCTTCGAGAAGGGCCACTGGGAGGTCTCGGTGGCCTGCGCGGAGGAGCGGTTGCTGCCCGCCGTACGGGCGGCGGTCCCCGGGACGGAGATCCTCGCCGACGGCTTCTCCTGCCGCACCCAGCTGGAGCAGCTGGCGGGCGTACGGGCCCGGCACCTGGCCCAGGTACTGGCGGAAGGGCTGGAGTGAGGGACGGCCCGCAGGGAGGGCCGGAAGGAGTCCTTTACCCCGCGCGGCACCTGGGAGAGGGTGGACGCGGCCCGCCACGGCCGGGCGGGCGGCCGACCCCAGGGGGCACCGCATGACGTACGACATCACCGTGCACGGGACCGTCGCGCCCGGCTTCGAGGGCGTCCGCGACGCCTTCGGGACGGTCCTGGCCGAGGACACCACCGAGCCGGGCTCCCAGCTCTCCGTACGTCTGCGCGGCCGGACCGTGGTGGACCTGTGGGCGGGCGAAGGCCTGGAGGCGACCTCGCTGCTCCCCGTCTTCTCGTCCACCAAGGGGGCGGCGCACCTGGTGGTGGCGCTGCTGGTGCAGGAGGGCACGCTCGTACTGGACCGCACGGTCGCTTCGTACTGGCCCGCGTTCGCCGCCGCCGGCACGGACAC
This window encodes:
- a CDS encoding septum formation family protein, translating into MPFGSKTPYLRGISVAVVLLSVGASGCSVAESAKDGIKKAARTESVFSLDVGECYNPNSKPVAEGETGEEFSIEVVPCTEAHDGQVYGEFKIDDGAYPGDDAIVTAADTRCVAEEQKFAPDTWAIPAGVSGSYYQPTKESWATGDRLVTCTYTKDSGKITGTLKSKTMNADQLAYLKGSSALYEALWSTQPEADAVEDDLAGYKAQAAAVNAALDAHLSALQGIEQPATAKLREQLDTANKAWKKAADAADVDAFYLAYDTAFTGIDPSDSVAARKELGLSTTVPADEAEVWAG
- a CDS encoding class I SAM-dependent methyltransferase, translated to MHAEAGSAAATRESYDLLATAYAARFGAELDAKPLERALLAGFAELVRETGGGRPLADVGCGTGRVTGHLHGLGADVFGIDLSPGMLAVARAAHPGIRFEEGSMLALDLPDASLGGLLAWYSVIHLTDALLPAAFAEFHRVLAPGAHVQLGFQVGDGARHYDEAWGHPVALDFHRRRTETIAALLTAAGFEVRVRTVREADTEGEHPEPTPQGFVLARKPGAGAERRQSAGRAGDTVRLPAAISSATGRQGTGPR
- the serC gene encoding phosphoserine transaminase; the encoded protein is MADIQIPADIKPADGRFGAGPSKVRTEALDALAATGTSLLGTSHRQAPVKNLVGEVRDGVRSLFSLPEGYEVVLGNGGSTAFWDVATHGLIETKSQHLNFGEFSSKFAKAAKLAPWLADPSVISSEPGTHPEPRAEEGVDVYAFTHNETSTGVAAPIKRVAGADEGALVLVDATSGAGGLPVDITETDVYYFAPQKSFASDGGLWIAAFSPAALERAARVHASGRHVPEFFSLPTAIDNSTKNQTYNTPALSTLFLLNEQLKWLNGQGGLDFATGRTLTSSQNLYGWAEESKHATPFVTDPAKRSQVIGTIDFSDDIDAAAIAKVLRANGIVDTEPYRKLGRNQLRVAMFPAIDPADVQALTACIDYVIEKL
- a CDS encoding cytochrome P450, with product MTVTTTGPTGARDDERIVLDLFVGDLRGESARLHAAGPLVPVELPGGVHIYAVTHHAEAKAVLTDPRLVKDIDVWNAWQRGEIAPDWPLIGLVNPGKTMLTSDGAEHRRLRGLVAQALTVRRVERLRESVQARTDELLDRLAGRPAGERVDLKAEFAYPLPMNVISELMGIGTEDLPRMKELFDRFFSNLTPPAEVPGMMADIHALFSRILDEKKESPADDLTGALLNASEDGDRLTDDEILNTLKLIIAAGHETTISLIVNTVVALQTHPEQRALVLSGGATWEGAIEETLRWSSPTSHVLIRFATEDITIGDRVLPKGEGLMVSFHALSLDEKQWGPTAAEFDLTRSPNRHLSFGHGPHICPGAALSRLEAAVALPALYARFPELELAVPAAELRNKPIVTQNDLFELPVTLG
- a CDS encoding cytochrome P450, whose protein sequence is MNACPVDHGTGAAADLGPVPLSGPRFATEPHQLYREVRRDHGPVAPILLPGDVPAWLVLGYREVHQVTTDPVLFTRDSQIWNQWPHIADDWPLHPMISKDQPSVLYTVGERHSRRSQVISTALEGADPFELRRYTEEFADELIDGFCSAGTCDLIGDYAMLLPVRVLAKLYGFPDEAGPALVKAMNDMINGGPDALAGQQHIAGSVFRLVAERSAAPGDDVPSRMLADTGEFTADETARDLMVMLAAGHQPTADWIGNSLRLMLTDDRFAASLSGGRHSVAEAMNEVLWEDTPTQNVAGRWASRDTHLGGQHIAAGDLLVLGVAAANADPQVRTDGSALTGGNNAFLSFGHGEHRCPFPAQETAEVIARTGIEAILDRLPDVDLSVPAEDLTRRPSPWLRGLTELPVRFTPTPALGGTR
- a CDS encoding ATP/GTP-binding protein, encoding MDSATSDRAALRATADNGLKIVVVGGFGVGKTTMVRSVSEIRPLNTEETMTRAGEDVDDLDGVHTKTSTTVAFDFGRITLDERSVLYLFGAPGQERFWFLWDRLFSGTLGAVVLVDTRRLADSWYAIDRLEHHGTPFIVACNDFGGPLHTEQQIREALDLAPDVPLVECDARDRSSSKYVLITLVEHLHALSAARARTPQAALAGAPEAAGRTPETTS
- a CDS encoding DUF742 domain-containing protein → MTPVPRPRPGRDDSPDRLYTLTGGRSRTDSDTFDLVTLVVAECEPAPGMQSEHVAILRMCERPTAVVEIAATLNLPVGIVRIMLGDLLDTGRISARHPRTARVADRLPDPDILEQVLVGLRNL
- a CDS encoding roadblock/LC7 domain-containing protein, yielding MTATTDEKLNWLLEGLLGRTPGARHALVLSRDGLKLCRTPELSVDQADQLAAISAGIQSLSHGASVEFGDGTGGVRSAMTEFYGGVLFIVEAGAGAHLAVVAAEDSDVGLVGHNMSELVEQLGEHLVAPPREESAAPDGPGADAGTPAR